DNA from Geobacillus vulcani PSS1:
TCGCCGTATGCCGGAAATTCCTTGTTCGATCGAGCTGCCGAATATCCAGCGGGTAAAGGAATGGGGCTACGAAGAACATGCACGACGTTGCCTGCAGTCGGCAAAAGAGTATTTTGCCCGCCATTTTACGGAACAAAGCGACCTGTCGGCGTGATCGACAAACAACAGTTTGGCAGCGCTTCCTACAAGGGAGGCTGCCATACACACAAGTTTAGTTATCTGAAAATTTAATATATAAATAAATGCTTCATTCATTTGGTTGTTTCCCGCATAGCCGACCGCGGTCGAGAGGGAACACAACGGTTTGCGGCAGAGCAGGAATGCGGGTTCAACATACAAGGCGTACAGCCGATGGATCCATTCGGCTGTATCGACCAGCTTACATTGAAAGAAGAAATAAAGGGGGAAAAGTGAATGAAAAAGATGTTGGTATTGTTCGTTGCTTGCCTGTTGGTTTTTGCGGGGTGTTCATCAAAATCGGAGACACAAGGGGGCGGCGCGGCGAAAAAAGCAGAACCAAAAGTCATGAAGATGGCCGTTGCGACATCGAAAGACCGTTCACTGACAAAGGGATTGTACAAGTTTGCTGAAATCGTAGAAAAAGAGACAAACGGATCGATTAAAGTGGAAGTGTACCCGGACGGACAACTTGGAGGAGACTTAGCCGTATTTGAAGCGCTGAAGATGGGAACGATTCAAGGATCAACGATGTCGACAGGCCCGATCGCTTCCTTTGCGCCGCGCCTTGGGGTGTTAGATCTTCCCTTTTTATTCAAAGATCGAGAAACCGCTTACAAAGTACTGGATGGGGAAATTGGACAAGAATTGCTAAAAGATTTGCCTGCTACCGGAGTGATTGGCCTGAACTATTGGGAAAACGGGTTCCGTCATTTGACGAACAATAAACGGGAAATCAAAAGCGTGGACGATATTAAAGGATTGAAAATCCGAACGTTGGAAAATGACCTGCATATTGACTTGTGGAAAGAGTTGGGAGCCACTTCAGTGCCGATGGCCTTTACGGAGCTGTTCACTGCTTTGGAACAACACGTGGTGGACGGTCAAGAAAATCCGGTCGGAAATGTCGCGATCAACAAGTTTTACGAAGTGCAAAAATATTTGACGAAAACTGGGCATGTGTACAATGCGAGCCCACTGCTCATCAGCAAAAAGTTTTGGGATACGTTGACGGACAAAGAAAAAGACGTGATCACGAAAGCGGCGGAAGAAGCAAGAGATTACCAGCGTCAATTGAATAAAGAAGAAGACGACAAAATGTTCGACTATTTAAAACAGCAAGGAATGGTCATTACCGAACTATCTGAAACAGAAAAACAAAAATTTATTGACAAAGTGCAACCGGTCTATAAAAAATATGCGCCGAAGTTCGGTGAAGATTTAGTGAACCAACTGCTTGAAGCAGGAAAATAACAGAATGGCACAACGGCTCTTAAGGGGAAATGCCCCTTAAGAGTCATTCCATTCTTTGATGACAGACTTTAGGGGAGGAACACAATGAAAAGGATCGGAGCCGTTCTGGAGAAGACGCTCAATGCATTGATGGCGCTATGTCTCGCTTTGATGTCTATTCTTGTTTTCGGCAACGTTGTGTTGCGCTACGGATTTAACTCTGGCATTACGTGGTCGGAAGAAATGTCCCGCTTCCTCTTTATTTGGATGTCGTTTTTCGGGGCCATTGGCGCGTTAAAAGACAACGACCACTTAGGCGTTGACACGCTGCTTAGGAAGCTGCCGTCTAGCGCCAAACGCATCGTCTTTGTCATTAGCAACGCGATCGTACTTTATGTGCTCTATTTGCTTTTTGATGGAAGCTGGAAGATGACAATCAGCGGCTTGGAAAGCAAAGCCCCAGCGACTGGGCTGCCGATGGCGTTCATTTATGGAACCGGGCTTGTCGTGAGCATCGGCATGGGCATCATCACTTTGTTTCATATGTATCAGGCGCTGTTTCGCCCCGGTGCGATTGATGAGCTGACGAGAATGAAAGAATCGGAAGATGAGATCATCACTGTCGCTCACAGTGAGGCAATAGAGCTGCCACACGAACGGAAACAGAGCGCCGCCGGAGGTGAGCGGTAGATGGCATTGGTGGTATTTGTCGGATCGCTGCTCGGCGTGATGGCGCTTGGGATGCCGATCGCGTTTGCCTTGCTCGTCAGCGGAGTCGCTCTTATGTTTTACTTGAATATTTTTGATACGCAAATCATCGCTCAAAACTTGATCAGCGGGGCGGACAGCTTTCCGCTCATGGCCATTCCGTTCTTTATTCTCGCCGGGGAGTTGATGAACGCCGGGGGCATTTCCAAGCGGATCATCCGCTTTGCCTTGGCGCTGGTTGGCCACATTCGTGGAGGGCTCGGGTATGTGGCGATCATCGCAAGCGTACTGTTCGCGGGGCTGTCAGGATCGGCGGTGGCTGACACGGCAGCGCTGGGCGCCATTTTGATCCCGATGATGGTCAACGCCGGATACAACCGCAACCGTTCGACAGGCCTCATTGCCGCGGGCGGCATCATTGCGCCAATCATTCCGCCGAGCATTCCGATGATCATTTTCGGGGTAACGAGCGGGGTATCGATCACCAAGCTGTTTATGGCCGGCATCGTTCCTGGAATTTTGCTTGGAATTACGTTGGCGGTGTGTTGGTGGTGGGTGACCCGAAGCGATCAAGTGGAAGTGCTTCCGCGTCAGTCGGCGAAAGAAATTTGGCGGGCGACCCGCGAGGCGTTTTGGGCGCTGTTGTTGCCGGCGATTATTGTCGGTGGGCTTCGCGGAGGGGTGTTTACGCCGACGGAGGCCGCAGTGGTGGCCGCGTTTTACGCCTTGTTTGTCGGTTTGTGTAATTATCGTGAACTGAAACTGAAAGACTTGTTCCACGTGCTCGTGGCCGCATCGAAAACGACGAGTGTCGTCATGTTTTTGGTGGCGGCGGCCATGGTGTCAGCGTGGTTGATCACTGTCGCCAATATTCCGGCCATTGTCACGGACGTGCTGGCGCCGTTTATCGATCATCCATTAGCGCTGCTGCTGGCCATTAACGCGTTGGTGCTGTTGGTCGGGACGGCGATGGATTTGACGCCGACCGTGCTCATTTTGACCCCGGTGTTAATGCCGATTATCGAAAAAGCCGGGATCGATCCAGTGTACTTTGGGGTGCTGTTTATTCTAAACAACTGCATTGGACTGCTCACTCCGCCGGTCGGCACGGTGTTAAACGTCGCCTGTGGGGTGGCGAAAATCAACATGGAAGACATTATGAAAGGGGTTTGGCCATTTTTGCTTGCCGAAACGATTCTCTTACTTTTGTTGATTTTCTTCCCGTCTCTCGTCACCGTGCCGCTCGGATGGTTTACGGGGCATTGAACCGGATCGATTTCGCATTGAGGTGGGGTAAAGCTTTGTTCACTGCAAAGCGGCAGCATGAAAAGACGCCTTCGCTAGTTGGACGAAGGCGCTTCTTTTTTCGTTACCGCACTTTTATGTGCTTGATGTTTGTATTTTGCTTTGTTTCTGGTTCAGCCATCGGCTCAATTGGTTCTAAATCTGTCAACAGGAATAAATAGCTGAAAATGCCGGCAAGCAAAATGAGTGCGGCGACGAGAAACGCGTACATAAACGAGCCGGTTGCTTGAACAATAAAGCCCGTAATGATCGGCGCGACGATGGCCATCGAGTTGTTGCCGAACGTCAATAGACCGGTCAACGTTCCGATGGTGCCTGGCGGGGCAATAAACGTCGGAATGCTGTAGGCGATCGATGACGTGATAACTAAACCGCCGAGCGCAATGGAAATGCAAAGAATGGCGATGTTCGGGTTCGTCGTAAAGGCGGCGCCGATGACGGATAGCCCGAGCAACATCCCGGCGACAAGAAACGTTTTTCGCACGCGCGTGGAGTTGCCTCCTTTGTGCACCAATCGGTCGATGAGCCATCCGCCGATCACGATTTCTGAAATCGTGCCGACGATCCACGGAATCGAAGCGTACCAGCCTGATTTTAGCACTGACATGTGCATTTCCGTTGCCAAATAGCCGGGAAGCCATGTGAGAAACAGAAACCACGAGTAGCCATACGCGGCAAACCCGATCAACGTCGCCCATACTTTTTTCTTTGTCAGCAAATACCGAAGCGTCTCCCAAACGTTGCTGGATGTTTCATCCGACTTTTGCGCTCCACCTTGGACAATGTAGTCATACTCTTCCTTGGACAGCCGTTTGTCTTCATGTGGCTCTCGGTACATCGCCCAGAAGATGACAGCGTAAATCAGGCTGAGCACCGCGGTCGTATAAAACCCAGCTCGCCATCCCCATTCAGTGATGATCCAGGCGATGATCGGGGTGCCAATGGCGTTTGAGAGCTTCGACTGGGCGTCGTAAAGAGAAATCGCGGTAGCCCGCTCATGGCGCGGAAACCATTGGCCGACCGCTTTAGCGGCGGAAGGGAAATACGGTGCTTCCCCAACTCCTAATAATACGCGTGACAAAATGACAAGCCCTTGGCCGCTGGCGATGGCGGTGAGGAAACAGGCAACCGTCCAAATGATCGTTCCGACACGCGTCACCCATTTAACACCAATTTTATCAAGGATGACACCAGCTGGGATTTGCAAAATGGCGTACGACCAGGCAAAGGCAGACAACAAAATGCCGATCTGTCCGGGCGTGAGGCCGAATTCTTTGGACAGCGGCTGAATGCCGACGGACATATTGATGCGGTCAAAATAGTTGATAATGACTCCTAAGGCGATCAAGAATGCTATCGCCCAACGGCGTTTGTTCTTCATTACCTGCTCACCACCCTTGTTTTGATGAGAGAAAACGCATACAGTGTTAGACCGAAAAAATAGCGTGGTCATTTTAATCCGCCATCGCATTGGGACATTCCGTCATTTATCAAACGCTCGGCCTTCCGATGTTCACTTATCATTCGCCCCCCTTCCTTGTTCCATTGTATGTAACTCATTTTCTTTTAACGGAACCCTTGAGTGGATTATAACAAAATTCGTTTTCTTTTGTCCATCATTTGTTAAAAAATTTGGACTGTTTATGTTAATGGATTCATATCATGGACGGACATTGGGCTAAAAACGGCTTGCGTTCTGCGGCTGGATAGTTGAATAGGAGAGATGAATGAGAATGGGATGCCCTGTTCCTTGGGGACGGCTTGCGGTTGTCTTTGAAAGCGAAAAAGAAGGAAACGAAAAAACTTGAATGACGTGGAGCAAAGATGCTAAAATGGGAGTAAGGTTCCACTGAAAGAAATTAAATTCCGTTAAACGGAACTTAGGGAAGCGAGGGAGACGAACAAGTTGAAGGAGGAAAAGAAACACGAGGCAGGCTTACGAACGGTGCAGAGGGCCATTGATATCTTGTATTGTTTTACCCTAGAGGAGCAAGAGCTATCACTCACGGAAATTGCGAAAAAAATTTCGCTCGCCAAATCGACGACGACGCGCTTGCTCGCCACACTTGAACAAAACCGCCTGATCGTCAAAGACCCGGAGACGTTGAAGTATCGACTCGGTCAAGGGTTGTATTATTTAGGACATATTGCCGGCAAGTCCATCGAAGTAAGAGAAATCGCCAAACCGGTAATGGAACGTCTGCGCGATGAGACACGGGAGACGGTGAACTTGTATGTGCTCGAACAAGACGCCCGCGTTTGCATCGAACAGTGCGAGGGGCTTCAAGCGCTGCGCCATATGGTAAAAATCGGCGAACGGCTGCCGCTTTGGGCGGGAGCGGGGGGAAAAGTGCTGTTGGCGTATCAATCTCCTTCGTTTCAGGAGCGCATTTTGGCCCAAGTGCCGGCGAAGGAGCGAAGGACTCGTTTAACCGCTGAGCTGGAGATGATCCGGCAGCGCGGCTCTGCCTCAAGTATTGATGAGCGAGAGGTCGGTTCGGCGGCGGTCGCCGCCCCGATTTTCAACATTCACGGAGAAGTAAATGCCTGCCTATCGATCTCAGGACCGACGCACCGTTTTACGCCGGAGACGATCGGCTGGTTTGAATCGCTAGTCAAAGAGGGAGCCCAAACGATTTCAGAAAAGCTAGGTTACCGTCAGTAAGGGGGAGATCAATATGGCTATTTCAAAAGGCGCGATCAACGTGCGCAACATATCCATCGGGGGTGAAGAGCCGTGCATTTGCGCTCCGGTTGTGGGGGTGGACGCCGAGCAAGTGTTAGCTGAGACAAGGCAAATCAGCGCGAAGAAACCGCATCTCATCGAGTGGAGAGCCGACTTTTTTAACGGTATCCATGATGATCGTCAAGTGGTAGCGACGGCGAAACAGATGCGGACGATCGCCGGAGAGATTCCGATTTTGTTCACGGTCCGCTCCGAGCGCGAAGGGGGAAGACCGATTCCGTTGACGGAAGAGGAAAAAATACGACTGTTTGAAACGGTGTGCCAAAGCGGAGCGATCGATTTGCTTGATTACGAGCTCGTCCATGAGCCGTATGTGGCCACTGTACGCCAGCTTTCCCGCCAATACGGGGTGCGGCTCATTTTGTCCTACCATAATTTTGACTTCACTCCGGCCAAAGAAGAGCTCGTAGCCAAAATGCGCCAGGCCGGGAAATATGGCGCTGATATCGCCAAAGTGGCGGTGATGCCGAAATCGCTGCAAGATGTGCTTGTATTATTGCAAGCGACGGAGGAAGCGCGGCAGGAGCTGCCGATTCCGCTGATTACGATGTCGATGGGGGGGCTGGGTGCCATTACCCGCTTGGCCGGAGGGCTGTTCGGCTCGGCAGTGACGTTTGCGGTTGGCCAGCAAAGTTCGGCCCCGGGGCAAATTCCAATTGAGGAAGTCAAGGACGTCTTATCGGTCATCATGAAATATAGCCAATGAATGAGAATTTGAGGGAGGAGAAGCCAATGGGACGTTTGCCGTTAGAAGGTGTCAAAGTGCTTGATGTTTCGACGATGATCGCCGCACCGTTTGGCGCGGTATTGCTCGGCGACTTTGGCGCTGACGTCATTAAAGTGGAGTTGCCGGGAAAAGGTGATACGCTGCGCCATGTCGGGCCGTTTAAGGATGGCGAGCCGCTTCGCTGGCCAGGGCTGGCACGTAATAAGAAATCGCTCACCCTTGATTTGCGCAAAGAAGAAGGAATGAGCATTTTCAAGCAACTCGTCCGCCATGTTGACATCGTCATTGAAAACTTCCGCCCTGGCACGTTGGAAAAATGGGGCGGCGGATATGAGGAGCTGAAACGGATCAATCCGAAGCTGGTGATGATCCGCGTCTCCGGTTACGGCCAAACGGGGCCGTTTCGGGAAAAAGCCGGGTTTGGCACACCGGCGACGGCATTCAGCGGGTTTACGTACTTGCAAGGGTATCCAGACCGCCCGCCGGTCAGCCCGTCTTTTTCGTTGACAGACTACATCACCGGCATTTACGTGGCGTTTGCGGCGGTGACCGCCATTTACTACCGTGATGTTCATCCGGACGGGGAAGGACAGATGGTTGATATCGCTCTTTACGAATCAGTATTCCGCATGATGGAATTTTTAATTGCCGAATACGACCAATTGGGCAAGGTGCGCGAGCGGTCGCCGGGATTGTCGGGACATTCGAGTCCAGCCGGCACGTTTATGACGAAGGACGGGCATTGGGTCGTGCTCGTCACAAGCACCGATTCGACGTTTGAACGGTTGGCAAAGGCGATGGGCAGAGAAGATTTATTGACGCACGAGAAGTTTTGCACCAATGCACGGCGCCTCGCCCATCATGAAGAAACGAACGGGATCGTTGCCGACTGGATTCGTTCCAAACCGCGCGACGAACTGCTCCGGATTTTGGACGAACACGGGGTGCCGGTCAGTCCGATTTTGAGCATCAAAGATATTTTCGAGCATCCGCATTATCAGGCGCGGGAAAATATTATCGAAGTGGCTCATCCGCGTCTTGGCAAGATTAAAGTGCCTGGAATTGTTCCAAAATTCGAAAAAACGCCGGGCTCGGTGCGTCAGCTTGCGCCAGACTTGGGGGAGCATACGCAAGAAATTTTGCAAAGCATGCTCGGTATGTCCGAGGAAGACATTCGGCGACTGAAAGAAAAAGAGATTATTTAAGCGGGGTGGCACGTCCCGTCTATTCCCGGCATCTCATTTGGAGATGGCGGGCTTTTTTGTGAGGCTTAACCGTGCGAGTGAAAACGTTTCTTTTTGGCGACCGCCCGCGCCTTGCATTGACACTGCTTGCGGCCACCCTTTATACTTTTGGTAGGCGAAAGCGACGGTAAAGCAGGTGATTCGAACGGTGTCAGATAAAAAACGTTCCCGCGTGACACTCGAACAAGTCGCCAAACACGCTGGCGTGTCGCGGGCGACCGCCTCCCTTGTCGTCCGCGGGAGTCCGAATATTTCGAAAGAAACGCGGGAAAAAGTGCTTCAATCGATGAAAGAGCTCGGCTACGTCTACGATCGCGTGGCTGCGAATTTGCGCTCGCAGCGCTCTTCGACGGTCGGGCTGATCATTACTGAGCTTGACAACCCGTTTTTTTCCGAGTTGCTTGTCGGGGTTCATGAGGCGCTCGACCAAGAAGGATATACGGTGATTTTGGGCACCACATTTGATCGGCCGGAAAAACAAGACGCATTGTTGTCGACAATGCTCGAACACCGGGTTGGTGGGGTTATTATGAGCCCGGTTCCAGGTTGTTCGACAGAGATGCTCGAACGGTTGCGGCAATGGGATATCCCGGTGGTGCTGTTTGCTCGCGAGGAAATTCCTGCGGGACAATTTGATTATATTGGCATCGATAATGTAGCTGGCGGGCGGATGGCGGCCGAGCATTTGATCGCTCAAGGGCATCGCCGCATTGCGTTTATTGGCGGTTCTCCGCATTCGTCCGTATGGAAGGCGCGCCAAAGGGGATACAGCGAGGCGCTGCGCGCTGCAGGCATCGAGGTAGATGACGCATTGCTTGTGCCGTCGGCGACAACAAGACAGGGCGGGCGAATGGCGACGAAACGTGTTTTGCAACAACCGAATCCGCCGACAGCGCTCTTTTGTTATAACGATGTTGTCGCCTTCGGGGCGATGCTCAGCTTAAAGGAGGAAGGAATCGTTCCAGGGCGTGATATCGCGGTCGTCGGATTCGATAACATTCAAGAATCAGCTCTGTTTCAACCGCCGCTTACGACTGTCGCCGCATTTCCTGAGAAAATCGGCGCCTTTGCCGCCAAACAGTTGCATGAGCGCATGAAAGGGGATGCGGGCGCGCCAAAGCGGACGATTTTGCCGCCGGAGCTCGTCATCCGCCAGTCCTCAGGGAAGAGAGAGTAAAAAGAGGTGAAGCAACGTGGAGAGGCAGACGATCATCCCGCTCCGCGAGCGGAACATCATATTGATCGGCTTTATGGGGGCGGGAAAAACGACGATCGGGCAGCTGGTGGCGAAAAAGCTGTACCGTGATTTTATCGATGTCGATGCGGAAATCGAGCGGCGGCAAGGGATGTCGATTCCGGAGATCTTCGCGCAAAAAGGGGAAGCGTACTTTCGCAAGGTGGAGCGCGAGGTAATCATCGATTTATGCACGAAGACAAGGTTGAAAATTTTATCGCTTGGCGGCGGCGCGTATTTGCAGGAGGAGGTGCGGCGCGCATGCCTCGCTCATGGGATCGTCTTTTTCCTTGACTTGTCATGGGATCAATGGAAAGAAGAGCGCCTGCCGCTCATTGTCGACAGCCGCCCGGTGCTGAAAAACAAAACATTGGAAGAGGTGGAGCAGCTGTTTTTCCAGCGGCAGTCGGCTTACGCCCTCCATCATTCCCGCGTGGTGCTGAATGAGCTTGAAGCCGAACAGGCGGCCGAGCAAATCGTCGAGTCGATCAAATGGACGTGGGATGTATATGAACCGAATCGATAGATGGTCATGACGAAAAGGCAGGCTCTTGTCGGGAGCTTGCCTTTTCGTGTTGGATGGCCACGGCGAGAGCCGGTGGCGGAGCGGTAATCTGACGGTAATGATGCAGGCCGACTTCGTGCCTCGGTTGGATGGCTGCATCGAAAGCCGGTGACGGAGCGGGAGAGGCCGGCGTTGTCATCGCGGTTTTTCCAATAAGCGGGTTTGGCGGGCGCGGTCAAAGCGGTTCGGGGGAGCCGGATCCGCTTGTTCTCGCCTTGCGTTCAGTCTCGCGTCCTTGATTGGCAAGGGTGTGGATGTGAGTGATGGACGGACTCGTTTTCAGAAGCCATCAGAGAGGCTTGTTTCGGTGTTGGGGATCGGACATTGGGGCGCGTTCTGCGAGCGGGGGAGGACGAACGACCCTGCGTTTCTTTTCTTTTTTGGGCAGAAATGCCTGTTTGTTCTTGCCGGACAAGAGCTCCTTTTGTTATAAGGAAGATACCGGGTGCGAGGGAGAGTGGGGAGATGGAGAAAAGGGCGTTCCGCTGGCTTTATGTGTATATTGTCTTGGCGGTGCTGCTTCTGTCGGCGCCGTATTGGCTTTGGTGGCTGAAGCCGGAAACGAAGCTTGAGCTGCTCATTGTCGATGACACGGTGCCGGATCGGTCGTACCGCGAGCACCAAGGGCTTGTTTGGCTGCTCCGGGCGCAAAAGTACGTGCACCGGAATGGTGAGGCATATGATGCGGCGCGCGATTATGTCGGATTTGTGCCAAAGGGCGGTGGGGCATACGAAGTGCGCCCGTTTCCGAACACGATGGATCGCTATGATGCCGTGTATGTCGCCGACACGTACGGCGTCTATGAAGAAGAATTTGTTCGCCAGCGGACAGACGGGGCGCGGTCAGCGAAAGTGCACGGCGGTCTGGATGGCATCCGCCTCGGCGTGTACGTCGCCGACGGGGAGCGCTCATTTTCGTTCCCGGCGCTGGAAGGGAATGTGCTGCCGGCTCGGCAGTTTTACACGTACACGTGGCCGACGTGGGAGACGCCGCGCTACCACGAGCGGCTGAAGCCGTCGTATGAAGCGATGAAAGCGGCGTTTTCCGGCGCGGACATCGCCAAGCAGCAAGGAAACGAATAAGAAGAACGCCCCGCAACATTGGCCGCTGTTCGACACATCGATGACCGATCAAGGCGGTCGTCTGTTCAAAAAAGAATCTGCCTTGAAGAGGGGCAAGCACGAGACAAAAGCCCAACCGGCCGTCAAGCAGAAACATGCTGGCGGCCAGTTGGCTTGTTTCTTTTTCAGTTTTCAGGAGATTTCGTTTTGTCCAGCCCGGG
Protein-coding regions in this window:
- a CDS encoding TRAP transporter substrate-binding protein, giving the protein MKKMLVLFVACLLVFAGCSSKSETQGGGAAKKAEPKVMKMAVATSKDRSLTKGLYKFAEIVEKETNGSIKVEVYPDGQLGGDLAVFEALKMGTIQGSTMSTGPIASFAPRLGVLDLPFLFKDRETAYKVLDGEIGQELLKDLPATGVIGLNYWENGFRHLTNNKREIKSVDDIKGLKIRTLENDLHIDLWKELGATSVPMAFTELFTALEQHVVDGQENPVGNVAINKFYEVQKYLTKTGHVYNASPLLISKKFWDTLTDKEKDVITKAAEEARDYQRQLNKEEDDKMFDYLKQQGMVITELSETEKQKFIDKVQPVYKKYAPKFGEDLVNQLLEAGK
- a CDS encoding TRAP transporter small permease, giving the protein MKRIGAVLEKTLNALMALCLALMSILVFGNVVLRYGFNSGITWSEEMSRFLFIWMSFFGAIGALKDNDHLGVDTLLRKLPSSAKRIVFVISNAIVLYVLYLLFDGSWKMTISGLESKAPATGLPMAFIYGTGLVVSIGMGIITLFHMYQALFRPGAIDELTRMKESEDEIITVAHSEAIELPHERKQSAAGGER
- a CDS encoding TRAP transporter large permease subunit, with protein sequence MALVVFVGSLLGVMALGMPIAFALLVSGVALMFYLNIFDTQIIAQNLISGADSFPLMAIPFFILAGELMNAGGISKRIIRFALALVGHIRGGLGYVAIIASVLFAGLSGSAVADTAALGAILIPMMVNAGYNRNRSTGLIAAGGIIAPIIPPSIPMIIFGVTSGVSITKLFMAGIVPGILLGITLAVCWWWVTRSDQVEVLPRQSAKEIWRATREAFWALLLPAIIVGGLRGGVFTPTEAAVVAAFYALFVGLCNYRELKLKDLFHVLVAASKTTSVVMFLVAAAMVSAWLITVANIPAIVTDVLAPFIDHPLALLLAINALVLLVGTAMDLTPTVLILTPVLMPIIEKAGIDPVYFGVLFILNNCIGLLTPPVGTVLNVACGVAKINMEDIMKGVWPFLLAETILLLLLIFFPSLVTVPLGWFTGH
- a CDS encoding MFS transporter → MKNKRRWAIAFLIALGVIINYFDRINMSVGIQPLSKEFGLTPGQIGILLSAFAWSYAILQIPAGVILDKIGVKWVTRVGTIIWTVACFLTAIASGQGLVILSRVLLGVGEAPYFPSAAKAVGQWFPRHERATAISLYDAQSKLSNAIGTPIIAWIITEWGWRAGFYTTAVLSLIYAVIFWAMYREPHEDKRLSKEEYDYIVQGGAQKSDETSSNVWETLRYLLTKKKVWATLIGFAAYGYSWFLFLTWLPGYLATEMHMSVLKSGWYASIPWIVGTISEIVIGGWLIDRLVHKGGNSTRVRKTFLVAGMLLGLSVIGAAFTTNPNIAILCISIALGGLVITSSIAYSIPTFIAPPGTIGTLTGLLTFGNNSMAIVAPIITGFIVQATGSFMYAFLVAALILLAGIFSYLFLLTDLEPIEPMAEPETKQNTNIKHIKVR
- a CDS encoding IclR family transcriptional regulator; translated protein: MKEEKKHEAGLRTVQRAIDILYCFTLEEQELSLTEIAKKISLAKSTTTRLLATLEQNRLIVKDPETLKYRLGQGLYYLGHIAGKSIEVREIAKPVMERLRDETRETVNLYVLEQDARVCIEQCEGLQALRHMVKIGERLPLWAGAGGKVLLAYQSPSFQERILAQVPAKERRTRLTAELEMIRQRGSASSIDEREVGSAAVAAPIFNIHGEVNACLSISGPTHRFTPETIGWFESLVKEGAQTISEKLGYRQ
- the aroD gene encoding type I 3-dehydroquinate dehydratase, with the translated sequence MAISKGAINVRNISIGGEEPCICAPVVGVDAEQVLAETRQISAKKPHLIEWRADFFNGIHDDRQVVATAKQMRTIAGEIPILFTVRSEREGGRPIPLTEEEKIRLFETVCQSGAIDLLDYELVHEPYVATVRQLSRQYGVRLILSYHNFDFTPAKEELVAKMRQAGKYGADIAKVAVMPKSLQDVLVLLQATEEARQELPIPLITMSMGGLGAITRLAGGLFGSAVTFAVGQQSSAPGQIPIEEVKDVLSVIMKYSQ
- a CDS encoding CaiB/BaiF CoA transferase family protein, yielding MGRLPLEGVKVLDVSTMIAAPFGAVLLGDFGADVIKVELPGKGDTLRHVGPFKDGEPLRWPGLARNKKSLTLDLRKEEGMSIFKQLVRHVDIVIENFRPGTLEKWGGGYEELKRINPKLVMIRVSGYGQTGPFREKAGFGTPATAFSGFTYLQGYPDRPPVSPSFSLTDYITGIYVAFAAVTAIYYRDVHPDGEGQMVDIALYESVFRMMEFLIAEYDQLGKVRERSPGLSGHSSPAGTFMTKDGHWVVLVTSTDSTFERLAKAMGREDLLTHEKFCTNARRLAHHEETNGIVADWIRSKPRDELLRILDEHGVPVSPILSIKDIFEHPHYQARENIIEVAHPRLGKIKVPGIVPKFEKTPGSVRQLAPDLGEHTQEILQSMLGMSEEDIRRLKEKEII
- a CDS encoding LacI family DNA-binding transcriptional regulator, which translates into the protein MSDKKRSRVTLEQVAKHAGVSRATASLVVRGSPNISKETREKVLQSMKELGYVYDRVAANLRSQRSSTVGLIITELDNPFFSELLVGVHEALDQEGYTVILGTTFDRPEKQDALLSTMLEHRVGGVIMSPVPGCSTEMLERLRQWDIPVVLFAREEIPAGQFDYIGIDNVAGGRMAAEHLIAQGHRRIAFIGGSPHSSVWKARQRGYSEALRAAGIEVDDALLVPSATTRQGGRMATKRVLQQPNPPTALFCYNDVVAFGAMLSLKEEGIVPGRDIAVVGFDNIQESALFQPPLTTVAAFPEKIGAFAAKQLHERMKGDAGAPKRTILPPELVIRQSSGKRE
- a CDS encoding shikimate kinase, whose translation is MERQTIIPLRERNIILIGFMGAGKTTIGQLVAKKLYRDFIDVDAEIERRQGMSIPEIFAQKGEAYFRKVEREVIIDLCTKTRLKILSLGGGAYLQEEVRRACLAHGIVFFLDLSWDQWKEERLPLIVDSRPVLKNKTLEEVEQLFFQRQSAYALHHSRVVLNELEAEQAAEQIVESIKWTWDVYEPNR